tttgcctcacacaaatttggaagaaaataaatactctctttttattccccttccaatgtgtagaaagcaagcctatttataggcaaattacaagagtaattgaatcctaataaaactctttcaagagtaattgaatcctaataaaaactctttaaaattatctaagaaaataaataaataataacctaaccaataaaattacttaactcataagttatgtgtcccaaccaatgagaattaagtaaataataataataagatacataaaagattaatccaccaatttatgggctttcactattccaagattggtccagtgaattgcattcccgtatttgtcaacgtcatgaacatgatgacttaaatttgtagcaacaaagtcttggacaaaagcattcatctttgattttaattttcgtgcattgcttcgagtgattggaccactaggaaaaataatcccttgagtgtcacctcatTGGCTCGTATCAAGGACTACTCTGATTCCGTTACCCACAACGTTTGAGGATCCATCGAAGTTTAGCTTCAAAGGATGACCTTCTTGAGAGTCTTCTTCAGTGGTTGCCACATGAATTAGAtcttcatttggaaaatcaaagttcaaaggaTCATAATCTTCTAGAGTTCTACTGGCCAGAAAATCTGCTATTACGCTCCCTTTTATAGCCTTCTGATTCACATAGACTATATCAAATTAGGACAGTAGAATCTGTCATCGGGTCATTCTTCCATTCAACGCAGTCGACTCCATCATGAACTTTAGAGGGTCCAGTTTTGAGATgtggtacaacatgtactgtCTCAGTCTTCGAGTTGTCCAGATTAATGCACAATACAATTTTTCAATTGACGAGTACCTTGTCTCACATTCAGTGAACTTCTTACTTAGGTAATATatcattctttcttttctccttgaCTCATCATGTTGCTTGAGCATGCATCCCATGGAATTTTCAAATACTGCCAAGTATAGTATCAACGGCTTATCTGGTCTAGGTGGCATCAGTACTGGGGCATTGGATAGGTAATGCTTGACcttttcaaaagttttctgGCACTCCTCATCTCATACACCTGGATTGTGTTTCTTTAAGAGACAAAATATGaggtcacatttctcagttagCTATGAAATGAACCGGGAAATGTAATTTAGTCTTCTTAGAAAACCTCACACTTCTTTTTGAGTGCACAGTAAAGGCAATTCTTGTAtagccttgactttgtctgggtcaatccCCATCCCCTTTTCACTGACTACGAATCCTAGCAGCTTTCCTGGCCTAGCCCCGAAGATGCATTTTGTTGGATTGAGCTTTAGCTAAAACTTTCTTAACCTTAAGAAGAGTTTCCTCAAGACTTGCACATGCTCCTTTTTTATTCTGGATTTTGCAATTATATCGTCGACATAAACTtcgatttctttgtgcatcatatcatgcaACAGGGTTATCATGACTCTATGATATGTCGTTCTCGCATTTTTCAGTCCAAATTGCATTACTTTATAGAGAATTTTCCCCATATGGTTACAAATGTGGTCTTTTTCATGTCTTCTGAatgcatctttatctggttGAATCCTGAcaaaccatccatgaaggagaaCAGTGAGTAATTTGTCGTATTATCTACTAAGGTGTCGATGTGAGGCAAtggaaaattatcttttgggctGGCCTTGTCTAAGTCTCTGTAGTCtacgcacattcgtacttttccatcttttttagggacagAGACAATATTGACTACCCATTCTGAGTATTTAACCACTTGTAAGAAACCAGTATCGAATTGCTTcttaacttcttcttttatttttatcacaacATCGGGTCTCATCCTTCGGAGCTTTTGTTGAACTAGCTTGCACTCTTCCTTCATGGGGAGCCGATGTACCATGATATCAGTACTTAGACCAGGCATGTCTTaatatgaccatgcgaagatatttttgaattcttggagtaattcaatgaggtccCACTTTGTCTCGGTGGTAATGCAAGCTCCGATCTtcacttctttcttttcttgtccATCTCCCAAGTTCACAATTTCTATTGACTCTTTGTGAGGTAGAATCTGTTtctcctcttgttctaccatccttaacaaattaGGAGATAGGTTACAATATCTGTCATCTCCAAAGTCCTGAGGTTCCTCTAGACACATATCTCGCTCAAAAGAAGATTCTGAGTCAATAGCAGCATCGCTCacatcattgatatctggagacctgtTATAGGAACAAAGAAAGATCCCAAGAACAAAAGAATCTAAGAATTACTATCTGTATGGTATGATTATGAacgaaagaataaaagaatatttgctcaaaatgatacgcaaagatgcattttattgaaataaagatgttaGGCATATACCTATTTCACAAAAAGATTCTTATTACTCCTAGGCATAGAATAACaagtgttttgaacattactctgaattagctctaaaaactacaggaatttcttccgcagtccaattgttcagAACACTTCCAGCTACATAGGGGCGAATGCCCGAtaaatttccttccaaaattccctCTTCAGATATGGCGTTGATGTTCAGATTTCCCATCATTTCTTCAACAGTTTCTTTTCTTGTCATTTTGCATTCAGGGTAAATAGTTCCTCCTAATATGAATGTTCTAGATATATGGGAAAAGGTCATTGGTTCCCATTTGACCTCTTTTCCACTCAGACgcgcttttcttttttcttgtttcttctcGAACTCCCTTCTCTTTTACTTCAcatctggcttgtatcctaaaCCAAAGATTTCTCGTTTCTCTCAGTATTAGTGCCTCAACCCTTCTTTGTAGGTAAATCCCAAGTCTTCTTCCTGGTAAGGCTCCTTTCCCGACTGTCAGTTGCAAGCTCATCCTTgtagttttggatattttggaCATCGGGATTTTACTTCCTTCGACGATGAAGGTTGCATTAACAAATTCCAACGATCGAAAGGAACATTCTATCGCTTCATTGACTACCCCTATGTATGGCGCGTCACTGGTAACGGATGCAATAATGTCTTCTTTTGCGTTTATCGTTACCAGTCTACCCTCAGTTACTAACTTTATCTTTTGGTACAATAATGACGGCACTGCCTCCGCTGAGTGAATCCAAGGCCTCCCCAACAAGCAATTATAAGAAGGCTTGATGTCTATCACTAAAAAGTCTACTTCATACGTGTTTGGATCAATCAAAAGAGGTATCTCGATCCTTCCTATTACCTTCTTTTCAGTACCGTTGAATGCTCTCactatgttttggcatgttttcatATGAGAGCTATCCACAGGAAACCTATTCAGTGTAGATAGGGGTAAGACATTCAAGGCCGATCCATTATCAATTAACACCCCTGGCAATGTATATCCTTTACAGCGGGTGGTAATGTGCAGAGCTTTTGTAGATCTCATGCCTCCTAgcggtatttcatcatcattaaaaaagataaaattatcagcGCCTATGTTATTGACTAAACGATCTAGCTTGTTGACAGAGATATCATCCGTGACATAAGTTTCGTTTAATACTTTCATCAATACGCTACAATGTGCCTCTGAGCTTAAGAGTAAAGCCAGTACCGATATGTGAGTTGGCTACTTGTTCAGTTGTTCTACAATGCTATACTCGTTGTGCTTTAGGAATTTCAAGAATTCCTTAGCCTCTTTCTCAGTTACCGGCTCATTAACGGATGATTCAAGTCTAGCCggcttctctttcttttcttacaCCACTAAGGATTTCCTTTAATAAGTTCGACTTTTGTATTCGAGGAATCATAGCGCCTTCCACTGCGCGTGCAGAAACCCACATCCTGACCCTCTTCTAAAGTGCTGACAGGGTTTTCCTCTCTCGGGATTGTCACATTGCAGTCGTAATTCTAGGGAACCCTTTTACTGTCCTTATAGGGAAAAGCTACAGGTTTCTGGATTATGACCCTTGGTGTAATTTGTGCTCCGAATTTATTGATTCTTGGTCGTGAGATAATTACCATCGGGTGATTGGCCCTATAGAAGTTCTCTGTCAATCCTTCTTCTGAGGCGCATACATCTTTTCCTTTTGGGCCTTTGGCATATTCGAAGAATTCTAgatccttgttatccatcagaCCTTGTATTAGGGCCCTGAGTTCAATACACTCTTGGATCTCATGACCCTCTTCATCATAGAACTCACAGTAGTCTATTGCTTCTTCGGGTCTCTCCCCTAAATCCTCTGTGATTAATTCTCCCTCTACCATTTTCTTTCAAACCCATCTCAGTGGGGTTTTAACTTCGGTTACATCCATCTTGGTTCTTTTCTCTCCACTCTCGATTATCGTGTTTACCCCTTTATCAGAATGACTGGGTAACAGATTTTCTACACATTAGGTCCCGATAGATCATCAAACTTCACAATGCCCatcttgatgaacctttcaattaactttttaaaagcGGTGCAGTTCTCGATTGAGTGTCTTATAATTTCCGTGTGGTACTCGCATTAAGCATTCACGTCATACCATTTTGGGAATGGAGGTTACATAGGTTTCAAGTAGAAAGTGGATACCACATGTGCATCgaataaattttgatacaaCTCCCTATATGTCATCGAGATAGGCATGAACTGGAGTCTTTCTGCGTTCGGCCTTAGATTAGATTCTTGCCTTGGGGGGCCCTGATGACTAGTAGTTACCGTTCTTGGCTGGCTTATAGTGGTTAGCTTTGAATAAATCTTGTTATACATACTCGCATTattcacctcattttccttcttcATTGGGGCTAATCTTTTTGCATTTTCCCCTACGACTATTTTCCCTCACCTTATTGCGTTTTCTATCATCTATCCAGACAATactatatctgagaagctcTTAGTAGTGCTTCCCAACATATGGTTAATGAACAGAGCATTCAAAGTATTAATGAAAAGCATGGTTGTTTCCTTCTTCAGAAGAGGTGGTTGGACTTGCGTCGCTACCTCTCTCCAACTTTGGGCATATTGCCTGAAGCTCTCACTTGgcttctttttcatattttgcaatGTGATTCTGTCGAGTGTCATGTCCTTCATATGACTATACTATTTCATAAAAGCCTGTGGCAAATCCTTCCATGAATTGATTTTGGCACGGCTCAGTTGGTTGTACCCTTCGGCTGCAGACCCGATCAGATTGTCTTGGAAGCAATGAATTAATAACTGATCATTATTAACGTATCCTGTCATCCTTCGACAGAATATCATAATGTGAGCTTCAGGGCAGTTATTTCCATTATACTTTTCAAACTCTAGAGTTTTGAACTTTGGTGGGAGCACTAGATCTAGGACCAAGCTCAAGTCCTTAGTATCAATTCCACAATGGTAATCGGTGTTCTccattactttaaatttttcttctagcCATCTACACCGGTCCTCAAGTTGTTTTGGTAGATCTACATTCGCATTCTCCATTTCTGCTATATCATCAAGATCAGGGACAACGGGATTAGTTGGATTATCCCCTAGATTAGAGCCTGGGCCCGTTGGGTAGTTTATCGGTACCGAGGTGCTGATCTGATATTGTTGGGTCTGATAGTAACGGGTACCCCTTGTGGGTACGCCTCCAATTGGGTCTGGACATTTATCAGGGTAAAACCTAGCGGATAGGTAGGGTTTTTATTATCATCACCCGAGTTAATGGCGATACTCTTCCCTCCAGCCAGAAATTGCGTCAATTGGCTTATCATACTCCTTTGGGATTCCAGTATCTGATCCCTCATCTCTTGTTGTACTTTCGTTAACTGTTCTTGCAGTTGCGCTTGCAACTGGTCATGCATCTCTTTTTGAATATGTTCTAGCCTttctaatctttggtccattaCTTTGGTTTTGGCGCGAGTACTATAACGATGTTCGATTGGTTGACTCTTGTtagtttccagattaactgaaataatttcatttaattagggtcttttgtgaaatttaatgcatatgatgcaatgtaatgcaaatgcatgaaatgaatgcaaaaagaggtattgactttgattcaattctattagaacaactttactagaaaacaaatttctttacataaaacggattaCATATACGACTTTACCCTAATGCTCAAAGCCTTAACCTTCCTAAGAAGCCAAGCTAACTCTTGACCCCGATCTGATTCTGATTCATACTTCAAGCTTAGCACATCAACCTGAACTGCTAAGGTTTGCAAATGATCAGCCACCTCTCGTATTTAAGCCACAGCTTCACCCATGATATGGTCTCTATCCCTGACTTGACCTTGAGAATGGTGGAGTTACTGTTTCCAATGCTCATTATTTGCTTCAAGGAGTTTAACTCAGAGTTTACAATTTTGTAATGCGATCTTGAGCtcttctattttcctttttagcTCTTCAATCTTGTTCAAGCTCATTTTTAGCTCAAGTGTGGAGTTGCGATTACGATACTGATGAAGCGACTTTTCTAACTCGGGTACCCTGGCTTTTAATCTGACCTTTTCATTTTGGCATTCCAATAGGTCTCTTTCTAGAGTATTTTATCAAACTTGAGCATCTTGGCATTTCTTTTCCCATTAATCGActctattattttcttctttgatctctTACCACCATTGTTTTGATGTCTTTCCCAGCCTGGCAGTCCTCATTGATAAGCGCAGCTTCTTGTAATCTGTTTTTAAACTGTCTAGATCTTCATTGGCcttgttctttccttttctcagTTTATCAGCCTCTAGCTTCTGAACTTCAACATCTAGTCCTAACtacatcttttcttcttccaattGCTCTATCTTCTTTCCTAGCTCCAAAttcctcttttcaaaatcttgctTGATGATCTCTAGCTCAAATGGAATCACTTGCAGGTGTTCTTCCAATGATCGAGTGGTTTCTTGATTTAGCACAGGGATGTTGTCATTGACTCTTTGACCCCACCACCAACTATATTCGGGGGTCGTCATCGGACCTGTAGTCAATCTTTTCATTCGGCGGGTTTGATTCCAGGCGTTAGACATTTCTCAAACCTTTTTCTTGTAGTTATCACCCTTATACGAAAACTCATATTGGGTAAACCCTTGTGTTGCTGGTATGAACTACCTCGATCTATACTGCCTCAACACGAGTAGAGGAGCATATCCAATAGCTCCCTAAATCCCAAGTAGAAGAACCCAGTCGAAATCTCCACACTGGTACAGAATCTCATCGGGGATCATTCAAGGGGCTCTCCATTTGACGTCCTCATATTAGAGATTTTGAAGTATTcccatccatttttcttctaaaatgtCATTCCGCCTCGGTGTAGCCACTAATTCTTTTAATGAAGAGTAGTTCTCAAAGAATACTCGATAAGAAAGTTTTTCTACCCTCCAAAAGTTGCTTTGAAACCATGCCAACAATAGTTGCGCACATTAGATGAATCTTCCTTCACCCACTCTCTTGCATGTATTCAAGGATCTGAATGTTTCGGCCAAAATTGCAGGGACGAGCGTGACCCTTTTATCAAGTCTGTCGAACAAATTCGAAACTACCTCATCCACGTGTCCTAGTGCTTTAGGGAAAACAACCAGCCCgtaaatactcaaaatgaaAACATCGACCCTTGTTTTCATATCTGGGTGTCCTAAGATCAAATCTCACAAACTATTCCAACGGATACATTTACCATCTCCCTTTTGCTTGATCTGGGTTGTAACCCATTGCTCACTTATCCCCATGATGTTCATTAGTTTCTTTAGAAAGATTGGGATGTTGATGGCTTTGGAATAAACCTTGCCAGGTTGAATTTTCGGGGAACAAAGTAAGTTCGTGTATTCTTCCACAGAAGGTACCAAATCCACTTTTCCAAAAGTAAAGCAACTGTAGGCGGGATTCTAAATTTGAGCTAGGGCTCGACACAAGTGCTTGTTCACTTTGATGTCGAGTAGATAGAGCAAATCAccataattacaataaaatagcTGCTTGATTTCATCATCCCATTGGACCCATATCTCTTTCAATTCTTGTAGATTATTCTGGGTCACACTGATGCAAGTGAAGTCCCACAACTCTAACACATATCCCTTCGTAAGACTATCACCTTTCTCTTCTGCATTTTTCGGACCAAATTTAGACGGccgcattatcttccactttatcaagaaaccctttttccacgataagctctctatttagataCTGAACTTGAATCAAcctttttttatgatgaaaatgccaTGCAATCACAGTCAAAGCAAAACAAAGTAAGTCAGCATTAAATACAGAGCTAGAATTCAGAGCAAAcgagaaataataaataaagcatCTATTCGGGTAACTACTAGGGTTTGGCATGGTTTTACCTAGGGTAAGCTCCTAGTGTCACGGACTTAGAGTTTTCCCACGTGATCCGTCCGGCCTTAGGTAGTTTCTTTGCTcaaaaacgcctaagtcagcctaactcgcaatgataaaggattcaacagaaTTCCCTCAAGGCACCCACGAAGAACAATAGAAGAACGAActttgaaagatgaacaaaagccacagaaaagcaagaacacttgagagaaaagtttgagtgaatactctaaaattcttatttacaactgaatgaattacaatgagtaaagaggtctctatttatagttgagcctccctaaAATCAACGGTGtaaattaaagtacatcaaTGGCTACAATTAAAAGTTGTATACAATCAAAACTCCAATACTATATAATCTTATCTTCTTCTATCTTTGAAGATTATCTTCCATATTTATCTAGCTCTGGAGATGGGCTTTTAATCTCTCCAAGCAACGTACCAGTTTgattgggccaaatgacctcccttAAATATGATGGATCGCACAAGTTTGTCATGGTTGCGTGCTCCTATGCGCAACCCATGATATTCTCCCCCACTCATTCTAGCGACGCCCTCGTCGCATTCTCCTTATGGAACTGGTCAATCTTCCCTTGAAACTGCTACAATGCCTCGGTAGGTTCCCAACTTGCTTCACTATCAGGAAGTCCCTTCCATCGAACTAAGTATCCATGCCGTGGACGGTGGTACTTTTTTCTAATTACCCGATCTGCCTCAATGTTTTCGACTTCACGATCGTACAACACCTTTACCCCCATCGGTGCTCGTTCGGACTTACCTCGATTAAGATCCTCTTGATCCTCATGAAATGGCTTAAGCATGCTTACATGGAATACTGGGTGGACTTTGAGTTTTGCTGGCAACTCCAACTTGTAGGCCACCTTGCCTACTCTCTTCACAACTTTAAACGACCCCTCATACCTTCGCACAAGCCCTTGTACAAGCCAGTATATCGCAAAATCAAGTGCAGTTTAGCAAGGACTGAGTCACCCACTTGAAATTGCACATCCCTTCGGTTCTGATCGGCCCACTTCTTGTTACGCTTACTTGCCTTGTGTAAACAAGCTCTAGCCAGGTCATTTTTCTCTCGTCAATCTTTTGCGAATCAATAGGCTACCGGGTTTGGTCCTGTATAATGGGTCACAACAGCGTTGGGTGTGAGTGGCTGTTGACCCGGCACTATTTCAAATGGACTTTGATTCGTGGCCCCAATTCGCTGCAagttgtatgaaaattgggcTACATCCAAAAACGTTGGCCAATCCCTTTGTGTGGCACTCACGTAGTGTCGAAGATATGTCTCCAACAATGCATTTACTCATTCAGTTTGCCCATCGGTTTGTGGATGCATGCTCATGGAGAAGTTCAAATCTGAGTCCATTGACTTGAACAACTCTGTCCAGAACCGGCCCGTAAATCACCCATCTCGATCACTGATAATAGACAGTGGCACTCCCCAATATTTCACCACGTGTCTAAGGAACAACCGAGTTGCTTCCTCAGCAGGGCACTCCTTGGTTGCCAGAATAAATGTCACATACTTTGAAAACCTGTCCACCACAACAAGAATACTCGCAAACCCGTCAGACTTAggcaaaccaataataaaatccatggataaaatCTCCCATGGCCTTTCCAGAACTGGCAAGGGTTGAAGCAAACCGGTTGGAGTCTTTAACTCGACCTTGTCTTGTTGGCACACTAGACAAGTTTTCACATAGGTTTCCACATCAACACTCATGTAAGGCCAGTAATAACTATCCTCCAAAAGGGCCAAAGTGCGATGCATCCCTAGATGGCCCGCCCATTTCGAGTCATGACACTCCTTCATGACTTCCTTACGTAGTTTCCCATAATGGGGCACATAAAGGCGGTGTCCATGAGTGTATAACAGCTCCCCATCAAGCCAAAATCTTCTCGTTTTTCTCTCCTTGGCaagctcaatcaaatttttggcTGTGGGATCATGGGACAATCCCTCTCGAATGCGTTCCAATAAAGAACCATCAGGTTTGCTAATTGCTGCGAATTCCATATTTCGACTAAGTGTATCAGCCACAATGTTGGCACTTCCTGGTTTATACTCCATTATGAAATCAAACTCCGCTAGTAAAACCTGCCAACGAGCTACTTGGGAGACAACTTTTTCTGGGTTAGAAAATAACTATTGGCAACATTATCGGTAAGGACCACGAACCTGGAACCCAATAGATAATGTCTCCAAGTGCGCAAGCAGTGTACTACCGCAATTATCTCTTTCTCTTGGACCGTATATCTTCACTCCGTATCATTAAGCTTTCGACTCTCGAAAGCAATTGGGTGCCCATCTTGCATCAGTACTCCTCCAATAGCATAATCTGATGCATCCGTGCGTACCTCGTAAGGCTTCGAAAAATCCGGCAAGGCAAGTACGGGTTACCTCGTCATTTCTTGTTTCAATTGATTGAGGGCCTTCTCACATTTCGGATTTCAATCCTATTCTTTCCCCTTTTTCAACATGTTCGTCAAGGGTGTGGTAATTCTAGAGTAACCTTCGACAAAATGTCGATAGTAATTTGCTAACCCAAGGAAAGATCTCAACTCCGTTACCTTGGTTGGAGGCTCCTACTCGAAAATGGCTCAAACCTTGCTCTTATCCATTCGGATCTTACCATCTCCCACAATGTGGCCTAGGAATGACACCTCTTGTTGCGCAAATGAGCACTTCTCCTCCTTGATGAACAGCTCATTTTCCCTCAAAGTTTGGAACACCTCCCTCAAGTGTCCCACGTGCTCCTCAAGAGACTTGCTATACACCACAATATCATCAAGGTAAACAACCACAAAACGATCAAAAAAAAGGTTGAAGTACCTTATTCATTAGGGTGCAAAATGTAGCTGGGGCATTCGTGAGTCTGAAAGGCATCACAAGGAACTCATACGAACCGTACCGTGTCACACAAGCTGTCTTTGGCTCATCCCCCTCGGCTATTCGAACTTGATGGTACCCCAATCTTAGATCTAACTTGGTAAACCATCTTGCACTACCAAGCTGATAGAACAAATCTGCAATAAGAGGAATAGGGTACCTATTCTTCACAGTGATCTTGTTTAGAGCTCGATAATCGATACACATTCTCAAGGACCCAtcatgtttcttttgaaacaacACTGGTACACCGTATGGTAATTTAGATGGTCTAATGAATCCCGTATCCAAAGGTTTCTTCAATTGTTTTCGCAACTCTTCTAATTCTGGTGGAGACATACGATAGGGAGCCCTTGCTGGCGGCACCATGTTGGACACTAACTCGATTTTGTGGTACAGCTCCCTCTTGGGAGGCAAACTTTTAGGCAACTGAGCAAGCATTACATCTCGAAATGATTGCAACAATTGACCCACTTCATTCGAGGTCTCACTAACAGACTCAGCGGTCTCTTCGATCTTCAAGGTGGCTAAATATGAGACTTCATTTCTACGTACTCCTTTAGCAAACTGAATTGCTGATAGTGTTTTTCCCTCGAAGCTTCTTTTCCTTATCACTTTTACCATGCATTGATGTTTCGCGTCCGAAATCACCATGTAATTACTCGAAGGGGCAATAAGAACATTAAACTGATCAATGAAACTTATTCCAAccacaaaatcataatcatcaagTGGTATTACCTTAATGGATAACTTCTCGGACCATTCGCCAAGCTGAAG
The Gossypium raimondii isolate GPD5lz chromosome 8, ASM2569854v1, whole genome shotgun sequence DNA segment above includes these coding regions:
- the LOC128043013 gene encoding uncharacterized protein LOC128043013, whose amino-acid sequence is MDQRLERLEHIQKEMHDQLQAQLQEQLTKVQQEMRDQILESQRSMISQLTQFLAGGKSIAINSDPIGGVPTRGTRYYQTQQYQISTSVPINYPTGPGSNLGDNPTNPVVPDLDDIAEMENANVDLPKQLEDRCRWLEEKFKVMENTDYHCGIDTKDLSLVLDLVLPPKFKTLEFEKYNGNNCPEAHIMIFCRRMTGYVNNDQLLIHCFQDNLIGSAAEGYNQLSRAKINSWKDLPQAFMK